A part of Roseitalea porphyridii genomic DNA contains:
- the rpsP gene encoding 30S ribosomal protein S16, which translates to MALKLRLARAGSKKRPYYHIVVADVRSPRDGRFIEQVGSWNPMLPKDGEAPRVKLDEERVKHWLEMGAQPTDRVLRFLDQAGLAKRPARQNPKKALPGKKAQERIEEQRMKEEEARQAADEAAAAEAEAPAQEAPAEAETTE; encoded by the coding sequence ATGGCACTGAAACTGCGTCTGGCCCGTGCCGGGTCGAAAAAGCGCCCCTACTACCACATCGTCGTCGCCGACGTGCGCTCGCCGCGCGATGGCCGCTTCATCGAGCAGGTCGGCTCGTGGAACCCGATGCTGCCCAAGGATGGCGAGGCGCCGCGCGTCAAGCTCGACGAGGAACGCGTCAAGCACTGGCTCGAGATGGGCGCGCAGCCGACCGACCGCGTCCTGCGCTTTCTCGATCAGGCCGGCCTCGCCAAGCGCCCGGCGCGCCAGAACCCGAAGAAGGCTCTGCCCGGCAAGAAGGCCCAGGAACGCATCGAAGAGCAGCGCATGAAGGAAGAAGAGGCCCGCCAGGCCGCCGACGAAGCCGCTGCTGCCGAAGCCGAAGCGCCGGCACAGGAAGCCCCGGCCGAGGCCGAAACCACCGAGTAG
- a CDS encoding DUF1284 domain-containing protein, whose translation MVRLRAHHLLCLLTYVGKGYSEAFVRRADALAARLSAGEPALIVEGPDDMCAPLLNDAQAHCFKARPAARDRRAAADVAALLGRPVAPGDTISFDASTLDRLRRAFAEETTRAACQGCPWQALCTSIAGNGYRNARISSERPAG comes from the coding sequence ATGGTCCGGCTGAGGGCCCATCACCTGCTGTGCCTGCTGACCTATGTCGGCAAGGGCTACAGCGAGGCGTTCGTCCGGCGCGCGGACGCCCTCGCGGCGCGCTTGTCCGCCGGCGAGCCGGCACTGATCGTCGAGGGCCCGGACGATATGTGCGCGCCGCTTCTGAACGATGCGCAGGCCCATTGCTTCAAGGCACGGCCCGCCGCGCGCGACAGGCGGGCAGCCGCCGACGTGGCCGCGCTTCTCGGGCGCCCGGTCGCACCGGGCGACACGATTAGTTTCGATGCATCAACGCTGGACCGGTTGCGCCGGGCATTCGCCGAAGAGACGACCCGCGCCGCCTGTCAGGGCTGCCCCTGGCAGGCGCTGTGCACGTCGATCGCCGGCAACGGGTACCGGAACGCCCGGATCAGCTCCGAACGTCCTGCGGGCTGA
- the zapE gene encoding cell division protein ZapE: MPERIRPGDQVATRYRELVREGAIADDPAQRALADKLDEINRAVASMRLASKSSSLGWLFAKKAPRFDQVRGLYIHGSVGRGKTMLMDFFFRACPARRKRRAHFHDFMADVHDRIAAHRAALKAGEVKGDDPIPPVARAISDQARVLCFDEFTVTDIADAMILSRLFTALFERGVVLIATSNVPPHDLYKDGLNRGLFTPFIDVLMAHTDVFSLDADRDYRLGRLAHTPLYMTPLGPQTDMAMEAAWVKITGGIGAAPARIAVKGRHIEVPAAVLDAARFSFADLCEAPLGARDHLAIARQYRTLMVENVPVIGDGRRNEAKRFINLIDTLYDNRNKLVVSADAQPDALYQATSGTEAFEFERTASRLNEMRSEDWLAGGQPLARAS; this comes from the coding sequence ATGCCCGAACGGATCCGGCCCGGCGACCAGGTGGCCACGCGCTACCGCGAACTGGTGCGCGAGGGCGCGATCGCCGACGATCCCGCCCAGCGCGCGCTCGCCGACAAGCTCGACGAGATCAACCGGGCCGTCGCCTCGATGCGGCTGGCATCGAAATCGTCGTCGCTGGGCTGGCTGTTCGCCAAAAAGGCGCCCCGTTTCGATCAGGTGCGCGGCCTTTACATCCACGGCTCGGTCGGGCGCGGCAAGACCATGCTCATGGACTTCTTCTTCCGCGCCTGCCCGGCCCGGCGCAAGCGCCGCGCCCATTTCCATGATTTCATGGCCGACGTGCACGACCGGATCGCCGCCCATCGCGCCGCGCTGAAGGCGGGCGAGGTCAAGGGCGACGACCCGATCCCGCCGGTGGCCCGCGCCATCTCCGACCAGGCGCGCGTTCTGTGTTTCGACGAGTTCACCGTGACCGACATCGCCGACGCGATGATCCTGTCACGCCTGTTCACCGCCCTGTTCGAGCGCGGTGTGGTGTTGATTGCGACCTCGAACGTGCCGCCGCACGATCTCTACAAGGACGGTCTCAATCGCGGGCTGTTCACGCCGTTCATCGACGTGCTGATGGCGCACACCGACGTGTTCAGCCTCGATGCGGACCGCGACTACCGGCTTGGCCGCCTCGCCCATACCCCGCTCTACATGACCCCGCTCGGGCCACAGACCGACATGGCGATGGAAGCGGCGTGGGTGAAGATCACCGGCGGCATCGGCGCCGCGCCGGCACGGATCGCGGTCAAGGGGCGGCATATCGAGGTGCCAGCGGCGGTGCTCGATGCGGCCCGGTTCAGCTTCGCCGATCTGTGCGAGGCGCCGCTCGGCGCGCGCGACCATCTGGCGATCGCCCGGCAGTACCGCACGCTCATGGTCGAGAACGTGCCGGTGATCGGCGACGGCCGGCGCAACGAGGCCAAACGGTTCATCAACCTGATCGACACGCTCTATGACAACCGCAACAAGCTGGTCGTCTCGGCCGACGCGCAGCCGGACGCGCTCTATCAGGCAACCAGCGGCACCGAGGCGTTCGAGTTCGAACGCACGGCCTCGCGGCTCAACGAAATGCGGTCCGAGGACTGGCTGGCCGGCGGACAACCCCTCGCAAGGGCGTCGTGA
- a CDS encoding GNAT family N-acetyltransferase — protein MSHGGIDIPVIETGRLILRGFTERDFPAYAAMRADAEVMTFLGGPQDPHTAWRGMAAMVGHWALRGYGFFCVEEKASGTCIGHCGPWYPHDWPDYEIGYTLARSAQGKGYATEAARAALRFAYEDLGWTTAISVIDPHNHASQNVARKLGATKERQDVPIWDFIADIWRHPSPDQFLAGGDHHQPNDEHCQQ, from the coding sequence ATGAGCCATGGCGGCATCGACATCCCGGTCATCGAGACCGGGCGGCTGATCCTGCGCGGCTTCACCGAGCGCGATTTTCCGGCCTATGCCGCCATGCGCGCCGACGCGGAGGTGATGACGTTCCTCGGCGGGCCGCAGGACCCGCACACCGCCTGGCGCGGCATGGCGGCGATGGTCGGCCATTGGGCGCTGCGCGGATACGGCTTCTTCTGCGTCGAGGAGAAGGCCAGCGGCACGTGCATCGGCCATTGCGGGCCCTGGTATCCGCATGACTGGCCGGACTACGAGATCGGCTACACGCTGGCGCGCTCGGCCCAGGGCAAGGGCTACGCCACCGAGGCGGCCCGCGCTGCGCTGCGCTTTGCCTATGAAGACCTCGGATGGACCACGGCGATCAGCGTGATCGATCCGCACAACCATGCCTCGCAGAACGTGGCCCGAAAGCTGGGCGCAACGAAGGAACGGCAAGACGTCCCGATCTGGGACTTCATCGCCGACATCTGGCGGCATCCGTCGCCCGATCAGTTCCTGGCTGGTGGCGATCATCACCAGCCCAACGACGAGCACTGCCAACAATGA
- a CDS encoding VOC family protein has translation MSARIALVTLVVPDYDAAIAFYRDALGFDLLEDTPLGPTRRWVRVAPKGGGTALLLAQADGAGQHAAIGNQTGGRVAFFLETDDFERDHERFRRAGVRFAKRPRREPYGTVAVFTDPFGNRWDLIEPARPSSPAPT, from the coding sequence GTGAGCGCCCGGATCGCGCTCGTCACGCTGGTGGTGCCCGACTATGACGCGGCGATCGCCTTCTATCGCGACGCGCTCGGCTTCGATCTTCTCGAGGACACGCCGCTCGGCCCGACCAGGCGCTGGGTCCGCGTCGCGCCGAAGGGCGGTGGCACGGCCCTGCTTCTTGCACAGGCGGACGGCGCCGGGCAGCACGCCGCGATCGGCAACCAGACCGGCGGCCGCGTCGCCTTCTTCCTGGAGACGGACGATTTCGAGCGCGACCATGAGCGCTTTCGCCGGGCCGGCGTTCGGTTTGCCAAACGACCGCGCCGGGAACCCTACGGAACGGTCGCGGTGTTCACCGATCCGTTCGGCAATCGCTGGGACCTGATCGAACCGGCCCGTCCGTCGTCGCCCGCGCCGACCTGA
- a CDS encoding MBL fold metallo-hydrolase, whose amino-acid sequence MNRRLFLSLAGLGGLVALGGGLFAARRARAGNPYYSGPPADNFDGTQFFNPGGAEPRGFADLLRWQLGGGREPWPDSYPSPFPPAQPDERVTGAGLRVTMVGHATMLLQMAGLNVLTDPVWSERVSPVSFAGPRRRNVPGIAFEDLPPIDAVLVSHNHYDHLDVETLARLVETHDPHIVTPLGNDTIIGAVVPAARISTGNWGDVVRLDGETRVHIEPAHHWSARGSGDRRMALWSAFVIETAAGKVYVVGDTGFHEGRNYRAAADKHGGFRLALLPIGAYEPRWFMAGQHQNPSEAAQGMALCRAAHAVGHHWGTFRLTNEAVEAPLQALEVALQDVGVPPDRFQPMRPGQVWDVPSRSGA is encoded by the coding sequence ATGAACAGACGTCTTTTTCTGTCGCTTGCCGGTCTGGGCGGGCTCGTCGCCCTTGGCGGCGGCCTTTTCGCCGCGCGTCGCGCGCGCGCCGGCAATCCCTACTATTCCGGACCGCCGGCCGACAATTTCGACGGCACGCAGTTCTTCAATCCCGGCGGCGCCGAACCGCGGGGCTTTGCGGATCTCCTGCGCTGGCAACTGGGCGGTGGCCGCGAACCCTGGCCGGACAGCTACCCAAGCCCGTTTCCGCCGGCCCAACCCGACGAACGCGTGACCGGCGCGGGGCTGCGGGTGACGATGGTCGGCCATGCGACGATGCTGCTGCAAATGGCCGGGTTGAACGTGCTGACCGATCCGGTGTGGTCGGAACGGGTCAGTCCCGTCTCCTTTGCAGGTCCGCGCCGACGCAACGTGCCCGGCATCGCCTTTGAGGACCTGCCGCCGATCGACGCGGTGCTGGTCAGCCACAACCATTACGACCATCTGGACGTCGAGACGCTGGCCCGGCTTGTCGAGACCCACGATCCGCACATCGTCACCCCGCTCGGCAACGATACGATCATCGGCGCGGTGGTGCCCGCCGCGCGCATCTCGACCGGAAACTGGGGCGATGTGGTGCGGCTTGATGGTGAAACACGGGTGCATATCGAGCCGGCGCATCACTGGTCGGCCCGCGGCAGCGGCGACCGGCGCATGGCCCTGTGGTCGGCCTTCGTCATCGAAACGGCAGCCGGCAAGGTCTATGTCGTCGGCGATACCGGGTTTCACGAGGGCCGGAACTATCGCGCCGCCGCCGACAAGCATGGCGGCTTCCGCCTCGCGCTCCTGCCGATCGGCGCCTACGAGCCGCGCTGGTTCATGGCCGGCCAGCACCAGAACCCGTCCGAAGCCGCGCAGGGCATGGCCTTGTGCCGGGCAGCCCATGCGGTCGGCCACCACTGGGGTACGTTCCGGCTGACCAACGAAGCGGTCGAGGCGCCGCTGCAGGCCCTTGAAGTGGCCTTGCAGGATGTCGGCGTGCCGCCCGACCGCTTCCAGCCGATGCGCCCCGGACAGGTCTGGGACGTGCCGAGCCGAAGCGGGGCCTGA
- a CDS encoding chorismate mutase has protein sequence MPTDDDTERARSLLAGMRASIDNIDAAIVYMLTERFRCTETVSRLKAEHDLPSADLVREAEQADRLRGLADEAGFSPDFAEAYLRFVIDHVMRHHDAIAAGETGVDLVRRSEHHHPNAI, from the coding sequence ATGCCGACAGACGACGACACCGAACGCGCCCGCTCACTGCTGGCCGGAATGCGCGCGTCGATCGACAACATCGATGCGGCGATCGTCTACATGCTGACCGAACGCTTCCGCTGCACCGAGACCGTCAGCCGGCTCAAGGCCGAGCACGATCTGCCGTCGGCCGATCTTGTGCGCGAGGCCGAACAGGCCGACCGGCTGCGCGGCCTGGCCGACGAGGCCGGATTCAGCCCCGATTTTGCCGAAGCCTATCTGCGCTTCGTTATCGACCATGTCATGCGCCATCACGATGCCATCGCCGCCGGAGAAACCGGCGTCGATCTGGTCCGGCGCAGCGAACATCATCATCCCAACGCCATTTGA
- a CDS encoding protease inhibitor Inh/omp19 family protein, with the protein MAVIIMAALVVSGCTSNRVGGLNTQPSPLTPAPSGTVTSNQLPPPTQPGVGSPAIGPDGFPIAPGQTGVASADPNADTTDPDAVDGADTDSSVVEVASAQPVSREEMVGAWRVSTQGADCQMFMALTRWSTGFRAASRGCPGDAANVSSWNINGNRVVLSDSGGNQVATLFSSGSGRFDGQTSGGQAISLAR; encoded by the coding sequence TTGGCCGTCATCATCATGGCGGCCCTGGTGGTATCGGGCTGCACCAGCAATCGGGTGGGCGGGCTGAACACGCAGCCTTCGCCCCTTACGCCCGCACCGTCGGGGACAGTGACGAGCAACCAGTTGCCGCCGCCGACGCAGCCGGGCGTGGGTTCGCCCGCCATCGGTCCGGACGGATTCCCGATCGCGCCCGGCCAGACCGGAGTGGCCTCCGCCGATCCGAACGCCGACACGACGGACCCCGACGCCGTCGACGGTGCCGACACCGATTCCAGCGTCGTCGAGGTCGCCTCGGCCCAGCCGGTCTCCCGCGAGGAGATGGTCGGCGCCTGGCGCGTATCGACCCAGGGCGCCGACTGCCAGATGTTCATGGCGCTGACGCGCTGGTCGACCGGTTTCCGCGCCGCCTCGCGCGGCTGCCCGGGCGATGCGGCCAATGTTTCGTCCTGGAACATCAACGGCAACCGCGTCGTGCTCAGCGATTCCGGCGGCAACCAGGTGGCGACGCTGTTCTCGTCCGGCTCCGGCCGGTTCGACGGTCAGACGTCGGGCGGCCAGGCCATCAGCCTCGCCCGCTGA
- a CDS encoding DUF1328 family protein: protein MLELILILLVVAAIAGLLGFGRLSGLALSGAKILIAIVLILFLLVLFGIIAIA from the coding sequence ATGCTCGAACTGATCCTCATCCTGCTCGTCGTCGCGGCCATCGCCGGCCTTCTGGGTTTCGGCCGCCTGTCGGGCCTGGCGCTGAGCGGCGCCAAGATCCTGATCGCGATCGTCCTCATTCTGTTCCTTCTGGTGCTGTTCGGCATCATCGCGATCGCGTGA
- the ffh gene encoding signal recognition particle protein produces MFESLQDRLGSIFQGLTGRGALSEKDVSAALREVRRALIEADVSLEVVRGFIERVREKAVGVDVLKSVKPGQMVVKIVHDELVETLGADAETIDLNAPAPVVIMMVGLQGSGKTTTTGKIAKRLTDRDRKKVLMASLDTRRPAAQEQLKQLGEQTGVATLPIIEGQDPVAIANRAVQAGRLGGHDVVILDTAGRTHIDEPLMVEMADIRKSASPHEVLLVADSLTGQDAVNLARSFDERVGITGLVLTRMDGDGRGGAALSMRAVTGKPIKLIGTGEKMDALEEFHPKRIADRILGMGDIVSLVEKAAENIDQEKAEAMARKMASGKFDLNDLADQLRQMQKMGGMGGLMGMMPGMGKMKDQMAAAGMDDRMFGRQLAIISSMTPHERAHPDVLKHSRKKRIAAGSGTNAAEINKLLKMHRQMADMMKSMKGKRGGGMMGKLFGGMGGGMPGGMGGMPDPSQMSAKDLKKLQKQAEQMGLGAPGGAPPGGLPGMGPGGPNLPGLGTGPGLPGLPKGKKKR; encoded by the coding sequence ATGTTTGAATCGCTTCAGGACCGGCTTGGTTCGATCTTCCAGGGGCTGACGGGCCGTGGCGCGCTGTCGGAGAAGGATGTCTCCGCGGCGCTGCGCGAGGTCCGGCGCGCGCTGATCGAAGCGGACGTGTCGCTCGAAGTGGTGCGCGGCTTCATCGAGCGGGTGCGCGAAAAGGCGGTCGGCGTCGATGTTCTCAAGTCGGTCAAGCCCGGCCAGATGGTCGTCAAGATCGTCCATGACGAACTGGTCGAGACGCTGGGCGCCGACGCCGAGACGATCGATCTGAACGCGCCCGCGCCGGTGGTCATAATGATGGTCGGCCTACAGGGCTCGGGCAAGACGACGACGACCGGCAAGATTGCCAAGAGACTGACCGATCGCGACCGCAAGAAGGTCCTGATGGCCTCGCTCGACACGCGCAGGCCCGCCGCCCAGGAACAGCTCAAACAGCTCGGCGAACAGACCGGCGTCGCGACGCTTCCGATAATCGAGGGGCAGGACCCGGTGGCGATCGCCAACCGCGCCGTGCAGGCCGGCAGGCTCGGCGGCCATGACGTCGTCATCCTCGACACCGCAGGCCGCACCCATATCGACGAGCCGCTGATGGTCGAGATGGCCGACATCAGGAAATCGGCGTCGCCGCACGAGGTGCTGCTCGTCGCCGACTCGCTGACCGGTCAGGACGCGGTGAACCTGGCGCGCTCCTTCGACGAGCGCGTCGGCATCACCGGCCTTGTCCTGACCCGGATGGACGGCGACGGCCGTGGCGGCGCTGCGCTTTCGATGCGCGCTGTCACCGGCAAGCCGATCAAGCTGATCGGCACCGGCGAGAAGATGGATGCGCTGGAGGAATTCCATCCCAAGCGCATCGCCGACCGGATCCTCGGCATGGGCGACATCGTCTCTCTGGTCGAAAAGGCGGCCGAGAACATCGACCAGGAAAAGGCCGAGGCCATGGCCAGGAAGATGGCCTCGGGCAAGTTCGACCTCAACGATCTGGCCGACCAGCTCCGCCAGATGCAGAAGATGGGCGGCATGGGCGGCCTGATGGGCATGATGCCCGGCATGGGCAAGATGAAGGACCAGATGGCCGCCGCCGGCATGGACGACAGGATGTTCGGCCGTCAGCTCGCCATCATCTCGTCGATGACCCCGCACGAGCGCGCCCATCCGGACGTTCTGAAACATTCGCGCAAGAAGCGCATCGCCGCCGGCTCGGGCACCAATGCCGCCGAGATCAACAAGCTTCTGAAGATGCACCGCCAGATGGCCGACATGATGAAGTCCATGAAGGGCAAGCGCGGCGGCGGCATGATGGGCAAGCTGTTCGGCGGCATGGGGGGCGGCATGCCCGGCGGAATGGGCGGGATGCCCGATCCGTCGCAGATGAGCGCCAAGGATCTCAAGAAGCTGCAGAAGCAGGCCGAGCAGATGGGCCTGGGCGCGCCCGGTGGCGCGCCGCCCGGCGGTCTTCCCGGGATGGGCCCCGGCGGGCCGAACCTGCCCGGCCTCGGCACCGGTCCGGGCCTGCCGGGCCTGCCCAAAGGCAAGAAGAAGCGCTAA
- a CDS encoding sodium-dependent bicarbonate transport family permease, with translation MDAIVQLAASNILSPPVLFFILGFAGSIAGSQLTLPEAVAKTLSIYLMLAIGFKGGVALAAEGLTLALVLALVAGACLSALIPLVAFFILQRVSKLPRIDAAAAAAHYGSISIVTFVAATQAVRSIGLEPEGFMVAVAAVMETPAILVALFLARSAAKQRHKDDPDASEGLLQEVFLNSSVVVLMGAFVIGAVTGAEGMAAIEGFIVVPFTGVLCLFLLDMGAVAGRGMAQARKVLDAPLVGFGLLMPFVGATMAIPFALVAGLSAGGTALLLTLAASASYIAVPAAMRLALPEARPSIYLSLSLGVTFPMNLTIGIPAYAAVAQLVAGG, from the coding sequence ATGGACGCCATCGTTCAGCTTGCCGCAAGCAACATCCTGTCGCCGCCGGTGCTGTTCTTCATTCTGGGGTTCGCCGGCTCGATCGCCGGGTCGCAACTGACGCTGCCCGAGGCGGTCGCCAAGACGCTGTCGATCTATCTGATGCTGGCGATCGGCTTCAAGGGTGGCGTCGCGCTCGCCGCCGAAGGCCTGACGCTGGCGCTCGTGCTTGCCCTTGTCGCCGGGGCATGTCTGTCGGCGCTGATCCCGCTCGTCGCCTTCTTCATCTTGCAGCGCGTCTCGAAGCTGCCGCGCATCGATGCCGCCGCGGCAGCAGCCCATTACGGCTCGATCTCGATCGTCACCTTCGTCGCCGCGACGCAAGCCGTGCGCTCGATCGGCCTCGAGCCGGAGGGCTTCATGGTGGCCGTCGCCGCCGTCATGGAAACGCCGGCAATCCTCGTCGCGCTGTTCCTGGCGCGCTCGGCGGCAAAGCAGCGCCACAAGGACGATCCGGATGCATCCGAAGGGCTGCTGCAGGAGGTGTTCCTCAATTCGTCCGTTGTCGTTCTGATGGGCGCCTTCGTCATCGGCGCGGTCACCGGCGCCGAGGGCATGGCGGCGATCGAGGGCTTCATCGTGGTGCCGTTCACCGGCGTGCTCTGCCTGTTCCTGCTCGACATGGGCGCGGTCGCCGGGCGCGGCATGGCGCAGGCGCGCAAGGTGCTCGATGCGCCGCTGGTCGGCTTCGGCCTGCTGATGCCCTTCGTCGGCGCGACGATGGCCATCCCCTTCGCGCTCGTTGCGGGACTGTCCGCCGGCGGCACCGCGCTGCTGCTGACGCTCGCCGCCAGCGCTTCCTACATCGCCGTGCCGGCCGCCATGCGGCTGGCGCTGCCCGAGGCGCGACCATCCATCTATCTGTCCCTTTCGCTCGGTGTTACCTTCCCGATGAACCTGACCATCGGCATTCCGGCCTACGCGGCCGTGGCCCAGCTGGTCGCGGGAGGATGA
- a CDS encoding biotin transporter BioY, producing the protein MSGYVSSAGFSPLKPLGRSFSWQVGAVVLGTMLLAASSYVEVPLKPVPVTMQTLAVALVGALYGWRLGAITITAWLAQGAMGLPVLAGGAAGAHHFVGPTAGYLFAFPVAGAVAGWLAERGWNGHRVVLAFLGQLISNLLCLVLGAAWLALLVGPDLAITSGVMPFLVGALLKAVTGAAILGVATRGTLRKRSG; encoded by the coding sequence ATGTCGGGTTATGTTTCTTCCGCTGGGTTCAGTCCCCTGAAGCCACTGGGGCGTTCGTTCTCCTGGCAGGTCGGAGCCGTGGTGCTCGGCACCATGCTGCTGGCTGCCTCGTCCTATGTCGAGGTGCCGTTGAAACCGGTCCCGGTAACCATGCAGACGCTTGCCGTGGCCCTTGTCGGCGCGCTCTATGGCTGGCGCCTGGGCGCGATCACCATCACGGCCTGGCTGGCTCAGGGCGCAATGGGTCTTCCGGTTCTCGCCGGCGGTGCGGCGGGCGCCCATCACTTCGTCGGCCCGACGGCCGGCTACCTGTTCGCCTTCCCGGTTGCCGGCGCCGTGGCGGGATGGCTCGCCGAGCGCGGCTGGAACGGTCACCGCGTCGTGCTTGCGTTTCTCGGACAGTTGATCAGCAATCTGTTGTGCCTCGTGCTTGGGGCGGCGTGGCTTGCCCTGCTGGTCGGACCCGATCTGGCGATCACATCAGGCGTGATGCCGTTCCTTGTCGGAGCGCTGCTGAAGGCGGTGACGGGGGCGGCGATCCTCGGCGTCGCGACACGCGGGACCTTGCGCAAGCGATCCGGCTGA
- a CDS encoding DUF190 domain-containing protein — MKTHARKQMTVICEAPVMHRITRVLDKVPVSGYTVFDAHSGKGSEGTWDTDRMIGDAGRMVMVVSVMSPEQADIAIDRIYEALEPQMGIITIADVEVLRPERF; from the coding sequence ATGAAGACCCATGCCAGAAAGCAGATGACGGTGATCTGCGAGGCGCCGGTGATGCACCGGATCACGCGCGTGCTCGATAAAGTGCCGGTGTCGGGCTACACGGTGTTCGACGCCCATTCGGGCAAGGGTTCGGAAGGCACCTGGGACACCGACCGGATGATCGGCGATGCCGGCCGCATGGTGATGGTGGTCTCGGTGATGTCGCCCGAGCAGGCCGACATCGCCATCGACCGCATCTACGAGGCGCTCGAGCCGCAGATGGGCATCATCACCATCGCCGACGTGGAAGTGCTGCGTCCCGAGCGGTTCTGA
- the dapF gene encoding diaminopimelate epimerase: MAIDVEFAKMNGLGNAIIVADMRGRADRFTAEAARALHHDPATAFDQIMAIHDAEADGTDAFVRIYNNDGSEAGACGNGMRCVVQALAAETGKAVFTLQTIAGLLNAQEHEDGSISVDMGRPRLRWDQIPLEEEFADTTGIELQIGPIDAPVLHTPSVVNMGNPHAVFWVQNDVWSHDLARFGPLLENHPIFPEKANITVARVIDPEHIVMRTWERGVGLTQACGSAACATLVSAARKELTGRAATVTVPGGDLHIEWRADDHVIMTGPAEWEFAGRLDPATGQWQRTIEGDNDNAGAETA, from the coding sequence ATGGCGATCGACGTCGAATTTGCGAAAATGAACGGGCTCGGTAACGCGATCATCGTTGCCGACATGCGCGGGCGTGCCGACCGGTTCACCGCGGAAGCGGCGCGCGCATTGCATCATGACCCGGCGACCGCCTTCGACCAGATCATGGCGATCCATGACGCCGAGGCCGATGGCACGGACGCCTTCGTGCGCATCTACAACAATGACGGTTCGGAGGCCGGCGCCTGCGGCAATGGCATGCGCTGTGTCGTGCAGGCGCTCGCGGCCGAGACCGGCAAGGCCGTCTTCACCTTGCAGACGATCGCCGGCCTGTTGAACGCGCAGGAGCACGAGGACGGTTCGATCTCCGTCGACATGGGCCGGCCGCGCCTGCGCTGGGACCAGATACCGCTCGAGGAGGAGTTCGCCGACACGACCGGCATCGAACTGCAGATCGGACCGATCGACGCGCCGGTGCTGCACACGCCGTCCGTCGTCAACATGGGCAACCCGCACGCGGTCTTCTGGGTTCAGAACGATGTCTGGAGCCACGACCTGGCGAGGTTCGGCCCCTTGCTGGAGAACCATCCGATCTTCCCCGAAAAGGCCAACATCACGGTCGCCCGGGTCATCGACCCCGAGCATATCGTCATGCGGACCTGGGAACGCGGCGTCGGCCTGACGCAGGCCTGCGGATCGGCCGCCTGCGCGACGCTCGTCTCCGCGGCCCGCAAGGAGCTGACCGGCCGGGCGGCGACGGTGACCGTGCCCGGCGGCGACCTGCACATCGAATGGCGCGCGGACGATCACGTCATCATGACCGGCCCGGCCGAATGGGAATTCGCCGGCCGGCTCGATCCGGCAACGGGCCAGTGGCAGCGGACGATCGAGGGCGACAACGACAATGCCGGCGCGGAGACCGCGTGA
- a CDS encoding GNAT family N-acetyltransferase, with amino-acid sequence MNVLSEIPVVETERLILRGWRQDDVDALAALFADEAGTRFTGGTMDRAGAWRQMAAYAGHWVLKGWGPFAVTLKDGGETIGYCGPWDPEGKADEPEITYGLAPAFHGRGYGTEAVRAALRFARETLGWPTAVSFIDRDNHASLAVARKLGARRDGEALLYGSVPVEIWRYPGAETGSAETAA; translated from the coding sequence ATGAACGTCCTTTCCGAAATCCCGGTCGTCGAGACCGAACGCCTGATCCTGCGCGGCTGGCGTCAGGACGATGTCGACGCGCTGGCCGCGCTGTTCGCCGACGAGGCCGGCACGCGCTTCACCGGCGGCACCATGGATCGGGCCGGCGCGTGGCGCCAGATGGCCGCCTATGCCGGACACTGGGTGCTCAAGGGATGGGGGCCGTTCGCCGTCACGCTCAAGGACGGTGGCGAGACGATCGGCTACTGCGGTCCATGGGATCCCGAAGGCAAGGCGGACGAACCCGAGATCACCTACGGGCTCGCGCCGGCCTTCCATGGCAGGGGCTACGGCACCGAGGCCGTGCGTGCCGCGCTGCGCTTCGCCCGAGAGACGCTCGGTTGGCCGACGGCGGTCAGCTTCATCGACAGGGACAATCACGCCTCGCTGGCCGTCGCCCGCAAGCTGGGCGCGCGCCGCGATGGCGAGGCGCTGCTTTACGGATCGGTGCCCGTCGAGATCTGGCGCTATCCGGGGGCCGAAACAGGCAGCGCGGAGACGGCGGCATGA